The Streptomyces sp. NBC_00224 genome contains the following window.
AGGTCAACACCCGGGTGTGGCTGAGGGAGACGGGGCGCCGCACCGGCCGCGGGACCGGCCTCTCGGACGTGCCGAAGGACATCTGGGACGAGATCGCCCCGGCTGGGGTCGACGCCGTCTGGCTGATGGGTGTGTGGGAGCGCAGCCCGCAGGGACGGGCCATCGCCCTGGACGACCCGGCACTGCATGCCACCTTCACCGAGGCCGTCGAGGACGTCGGCGCCCAGGACATCGCCGGGTCGCCGTACTGCGTACGCCGCTACGAGGTCGACACGGCGCTCGGCGGCGCCGCGGGCCTGGCTGCCGCGCGGGCCGAGCTCGACCGCCGGGGCATCGGGCTGCTGCTCGACTACGTGCCCAACCACACGGCCCCCGACAGCCCCTGGGTGCACGAGCACCCCGAGTACTTCGTGCGGGGCGACGGGGAGGACGCCCGGCGTGACCCGCTCGGCTTCCTCGACACCGGCCGGACCGTGCTGGCACGCGGCCGCGACCCCTTCTTCCCTCCCTGGCCGGACGTGGTGCAGCTCAACGCCTTCGACCCCGCCCTGCGCCGGGCCTCCACGCAGGTCCTCGACGCCATCGGCCGGGCCTGCGACGGGGTGCGCTGCGACATGGCCATGCTCATGATGAACGACGTCTTCGCACGGACCTGGGGCGAGCGGGCGGGAGCGGTGCCCGAGGAGGAGTTCTGGTCCGAGGTCCTGGCCGCGGTGCACCGCCGGCACCCGCGCCTGGTCTTCGTGGCGGAGGCCTACTGGGACCTCGAATTCGCCCTGCAGCAGCAGGGGTTCGACTTCTGCTACGACAAGCGCCTCTACGACCGATTACTGAACGCGAGCG
Protein-coding sequences here:
- a CDS encoding alpha-amylase, coding for MTELPAQPVVHEVNTRVWLRETGRRTGRGTGLSDVPKDIWDEIAPAGVDAVWLMGVWERSPQGRAIALDDPALHATFTEAVEDVGAQDIAGSPYCVRRYEVDTALGGAAGLAAARAELDRRGIGLLLDYVPNHTAPDSPWVHEHPEYFVRGDGEDARRDPLGFLDTGRTVLARGRDPFFPPWPDVVQLNAFDPALRRASTQVLDAIGRACDGVRCDMAMLMMNDVFARTWGERAGAVPEEEFWSEVLAAVHRRHPRLVFVAEAYWDLEFALQQQGFDFCYDKRLYDRLLNASAESVRAHLRADEAYQRRLVRFLENHDEPRAARALSPGHERAAAVLIATLPGATLWHEGQFTGRRVHLPVFLDRRPDELPDPSLRSFHQRLVSGVHRSGMRTGRWQLLDGATWPDNTSGRDLIAMCWTGPAGRFLTVVNLSGHPAQARVRLPWQELGPDAWTLSNLLDSERYERPGVELLESGLYVDLPPWGTHLWSVTSGA